In Bosea sp. (in: a-proteobacteria), one DNA window encodes the following:
- the istA gene encoding IS21 family transposase produces MFAVEVYAAVRDFVFNQKQSRREAARVFGLSRETIAKMCRFSIPPGYTRTKPVEKPKLGPLLPVIEAILDGDRASPVKQRHTAKRIFERLRDEHGFAGGYTVVKDHVRLCRARGRETFVPLAHPPGHAQVDFGEALAVIGGVRQKIHFFCLDLPQSDACFVKAYPRETTEAFLDGHVSAFGFFGGVPLSILYDNTRIAVAKICGDGRRERTRAFTELVSHYLFRDRFGRPGKGNDKGKVEGLVKYARSNFMTPIPLAASFAELNAMLAERCRRRQDERAGRHAQTIGERLVADLGVLRPLPAVPLEPCEKRGARVSSTALVRYRSNDYSVPTAYGFQDVVVKGFVEEVVILCRGEEIARHPRNYGTGVFVSDPLHYLALIEEKPNALDQAAALQGWDLPEAFQHLRHLLEARMGNRGKREFIQVLRLLEALPREVVSFAVGEAIRLGAIGFDAVKLIALARLERRPARLDLAAYPYLPRTTVKTTSAADYAVLLPGAAA; encoded by the coding sequence ATGTTCGCTGTGGAGGTCTACGCGGCGGTTCGCGATTTCGTTTTCAATCAGAAGCAGAGCCGACGGGAAGCGGCTCGCGTGTTCGGGCTGAGCCGCGAAACGATCGCCAAGATGTGCCGGTTCTCGATCCCTCCGGGCTACACGCGCACGAAGCCGGTCGAGAAGCCGAAGCTCGGTCCGCTGCTGCCGGTGATTGAGGCGATCCTGGACGGAGACCGGGCGTCTCCGGTGAAGCAGCGCCATACGGCGAAGCGGATCTTCGAGCGGCTGCGGGACGAGCACGGCTTTGCCGGCGGCTACACGGTGGTGAAGGACCATGTGCGGCTCTGCCGGGCGCGGGGCCGCGAGACCTTCGTTCCGCTGGCCCATCCGCCCGGTCACGCCCAGGTGGATTTTGGCGAGGCGCTGGCGGTGATCGGCGGCGTGCGGCAGAAGATCCACTTCTTCTGCCTGGACCTGCCACAGTCGGATGCCTGCTTCGTGAAGGCGTATCCGCGCGAGACGACGGAAGCGTTCCTGGACGGTCACGTCTCGGCTTTTGGCTTCTTCGGCGGTGTGCCGCTGTCGATCCTCTATGACAACACCCGCATTGCGGTGGCGAAGATCTGCGGCGATGGCCGGCGCGAGCGGACGCGGGCCTTCACGGAGCTGGTGAGCCACTATCTGTTCCGGGATCGGTTCGGGCGCCCGGGCAAGGGCAATGACAAGGGCAAGGTCGAGGGGCTGGTGAAGTATGCCCGCTCGAACTTCATGACGCCGATCCCTTTGGCGGCGAGCTTCGCCGAACTGAACGCGATGTTGGCCGAGCGCTGCCGCCGGCGACAGGACGAGCGGGCCGGCCGGCATGCCCAGACGATCGGAGAGCGGCTTGTTGCCGATCTCGGGGTCTTGCGCCCTTTGCCGGCAGTGCCGCTGGAGCCGTGCGAGAAGCGTGGTGCGCGGGTCTCGTCGACGGCGCTGGTCCGATATCGGTCGAACGACTACTCGGTCCCGACGGCCTATGGCTTCCAGGACGTGGTGGTGAAGGGCTTCGTCGAGGAGGTCGTGATCCTGTGCCGGGGCGAGGAGATTGCCCGCCATCCCCGCAATTACGGGACGGGCGTGTTCGTCTCCGATCCGCTGCACTATCTGGCGCTAATCGAGGAGAAGCCGAACGCCCTCGACCAGGCCGCGGCCTTGCAGGGCTGGGACCTGCCCGAGGCCTTCCAGCACCTGCGCCATCTCCTGGAAGCGCGCATGGGCAATCGCGGCAAGCGCGAGTTCATCCAGGTGCTGCGGCTGCTGGAGGCCTTGCCGCGCGAGGTCGTGAGCTTCGCCGTCGGCGAGGCGATCCGGCTGGGCGCGATCGGCTTCGATGCGGTGAAGCTGATCGCGCTGGCGCGGCTGGAACGGCGCCCGGCCCGTCTGGATCTGGCGGCCTATCCGTATCTGCCGAGGACTACGGTGAAGACGACCTCGGCGGCCGATTACGCCGTGCTCCTGCCGGGAGCCGCGGCATGA
- a CDS encoding carbon monoxide dehydrogenase subunit G has protein sequence MDITGEHRITAPREKVWAALFDVETLKACIPGCKELEQTSPTSFAAKVQLKVGPVSATFAGTVELQDIDAPNGCRIVGQGNGGIAGFAKGGSQVTLVEDDGGTVLSYDAKAEIGGKLAALGTRLVQATSRKLADQFFTVFTARLTK, from the coding sequence ATGGATATCACCGGCGAACATCGCATCACGGCACCGCGCGAGAAGGTCTGGGCGGCCTTGTTCGACGTCGAGACGCTGAAGGCCTGCATTCCGGGCTGCAAGGAGCTGGAGCAGACCTCGCCCACCAGCTTCGCCGCCAAGGTGCAGCTCAAGGTCGGCCCCGTCTCGGCGACCTTCGCCGGCACGGTCGAGCTGCAGGACATCGACGCGCCGAATGGCTGCCGCATCGTCGGCCAGGGCAATGGCGGCATTGCCGGCTTCGCCAAGGGAGGCTCGCAGGTCACGCTGGTCGAGGACGACGGCGGGACGGTGCTCAGCTACGATGCCAAGGCCGAGATCGGCGGCAAGCTCGCCGCGCTCGGCACGCGCCTGGTTCAGGCAACCTCGCGCAAGCTCGCCGATCAGTTCTTCACCGTCTTCACGGCACGGCTAACGAAATAA
- a CDS encoding ABC transporter ATP-binding protein produces the protein MLEVEDLNAWYGASHVLHGISLAVEPGEIVALVGRNGAGKTSTIRSVMGLMPRTAGSVRFAGAELLPRPAHARFRLGLAYVPEERRIVPGLTVRENLQLGLVATDGSIDERRAIDEIAESFPRLKERLDQQGVTMSGGEQQMLAIARAMIAKPKMILLDEPSEGIMPVLVEEMGVLFRRLRDQGVTLLLVEQNVEWALKLADRAVIVDQGEVVHRSTAAALLADKAVQERYCAV, from the coding sequence ATGCTTGAGGTCGAGGACCTGAACGCCTGGTACGGCGCGAGCCATGTCCTGCACGGCATCTCTCTGGCGGTCGAGCCGGGCGAGATCGTCGCCCTCGTCGGCCGCAACGGTGCCGGCAAGACCTCGACGATTCGCTCGGTGATGGGCCTGATGCCGCGCACCGCAGGCTCGGTGCGCTTCGCCGGAGCCGAGTTGCTGCCGCGGCCGGCCCATGCGCGCTTCCGGCTCGGCCTTGCCTATGTGCCCGAGGAGCGGCGGATCGTGCCCGGCCTCACCGTCCGGGAGAACCTCCAGCTCGGCCTCGTCGCGACCGACGGTTCCATCGATGAGCGCCGGGCCATCGACGAGATCGCCGAGAGTTTTCCGCGCCTCAAGGAACGTCTCGACCAGCAGGGCGTCACCATGTCCGGCGGCGAGCAGCAGATGCTGGCCATCGCGCGGGCGATGATCGCCAAGCCGAAGATGATCCTGCTCGACGAGCCCTCGGAGGGCATCATGCCCGTGCTTGTCGAGGAGATGGGCGTGCTGTTCCGGCGCCTGCGCGATCAGGGCGTCACGCTGCTGCTGGTCGAGCAGAACGTCGAATGGGCGCTGAAGCTCGCCGACCGTGCCGTGATCGTCGACCAGGGCGAGGTCGTCCATCGCAGTACGGCGGCCGCGCTGCTGGCCGACAAGGCCGTTCAAGAACGCTACTGCGCCGTCTGA
- a CDS encoding ABC transporter ATP-binding protein translates to MSAPLLAVENIGRRFGGFVALEGVTASFEPNKVTAIIGPNGAGKSTFFNVLSGVLAPSGGSIRFKGRDITGMPQHRFAHLGIARSYQITNIFPELSVHENVRVAAQAFRSRYDIWRNRAAMTELDDRADTALAAVGLMSRRGATAKFLAHGEQRALEIAIALVADPELLLLDEPTAGMGPEETKDMVALLERLAAGRTILLVEHKMKMILGLSDRILVLHHGRLIADGSPQHIQTDPEVRRVYLGQNHGYA, encoded by the coding sequence ATGAGCGCCCCCCTGCTCGCGGTCGAGAATATCGGCCGGCGCTTCGGCGGCTTCGTCGCGCTGGAGGGCGTCACCGCTTCCTTCGAGCCGAACAAGGTCACGGCGATCATCGGGCCGAACGGGGCCGGCAAGAGCACCTTCTTCAACGTGCTCTCCGGCGTGCTGGCGCCTTCAGGCGGCTCGATCCGCTTCAAGGGCCGCGACATCACCGGGATGCCGCAGCACCGTTTCGCGCATCTGGGAATTGCACGCTCCTACCAGATAACCAACATCTTCCCGGAGCTCTCCGTCCACGAGAACGTGCGCGTGGCGGCCCAGGCTTTCCGCTCGCGCTACGACATCTGGCGGAACCGGGCCGCGATGACCGAGCTCGACGACAGGGCCGATACCGCGCTCGCCGCCGTCGGGCTGATGTCGCGGCGCGGCGCGACGGCGAAGTTCCTCGCCCATGGCGAGCAGCGCGCACTGGAGATCGCGATCGCGCTGGTCGCCGATCCCGAGCTCCTGCTGCTCGACGAGCCGACCGCCGGCATGGGGCCGGAGGAGACCAAGGACATGGTGGCTCTGCTGGAGCGGCTCGCGGCCGGGCGCACGATCCTGCTTGTCGAGCACAAGATGAAGATGATCCTCGGCCTTTCCGACCGCATCCTCGTGCTGCATCACGGCCGCCTGATCGCCGATGGCAGCCCGCAGCACATCCAGACGGACCCCGAGGTCCGCCGCGTCTATCTGGGGCAGAACCATGGCTATGCTTGA
- a CDS encoding branched-chain amino acid ABC transporter permease — MDAELIAMQLFSGVALGAILIMVALGLSIIFGMLGVVNFAHGALFMIGAYAGLWVASLTGSFWWGLLIAPIAIGAFGMLIERFLIRPLYKRSIDDPLLLTFGLGYVLVEAVRIVFGSDGIPFQTPPELAGVADLGIGFFPIYRLFVVAVVAVILVLLWLGLEKTKFGLIVRAGAKDPQIMRVLGVDISKVWLLVFGLGIGLTALGGVLAAPMRNVNPEMGSLVLAEAFVVTVIGGMGSLVGAVVAGLLVGVAISMTALFAPEMATIVMFALMALVLLVRPHGLFGKPVRG; from the coding sequence ATGGACGCCGAACTCATCGCGATGCAGCTCTTCTCGGGCGTCGCGCTCGGGGCGATCCTGATCATGGTCGCGCTCGGCCTGTCGATCATCTTCGGCATGCTGGGCGTGGTGAACTTCGCCCATGGCGCGCTGTTCATGATCGGGGCCTATGCCGGGCTCTGGGTCGCGTCGCTGACCGGCAGCTTCTGGTGGGGGCTGCTGATCGCCCCCATCGCCATCGGCGCCTTCGGGATGCTGATCGAGCGCTTCCTGATCCGCCCGCTCTACAAACGCTCGATCGACGACCCGCTGCTGCTGACCTTCGGGCTCGGCTATGTGCTGGTCGAGGCCGTCCGGATCGTCTTCGGCAGCGACGGGATCCCGTTCCAGACCCCGCCGGAACTGGCCGGGGTCGCCGATCTCGGCATCGGCTTCTTCCCGATCTACCGGCTCTTCGTCGTCGCGGTCGTCGCCGTCATCCTCGTGCTGCTCTGGCTCGGGCTGGAGAAGACGAAGTTCGGGCTGATCGTGCGCGCGGGCGCCAAGGATCCACAGATCATGCGCGTGCTCGGCGTCGACATCTCGAAGGTGTGGCTCCTGGTCTTCGGGCTCGGCATCGGGTTGACCGCGCTGGGCGGCGTGCTCGCCGCGCCGATGCGCAACGTCAATCCGGAGATGGGCTCGCTCGTGCTGGCGGAGGCCTTCGTCGTCACGGTCATCGGCGGCATGGGCTCTCTCGTCGGCGCCGTGGTCGCGGGGCTGCTCGTCGGCGTGGCGATCAGCATGACGGCCCTGTTCGCCCCGGAAATGGCGACGATCGTGATGTTCGCGCTGATGGCGCTCGTGCTGCTGGTGAGGCCGCATGGCCTGTTCGGCAAGCCGGTGCGCGGCTGA
- a CDS encoding ABC transporter substrate-binding protein — protein MTDKSKSLPSFTRRATLAGLAAGGATLAMPGILRAQGETIRIGFPTPLTGPFAAEAKDQVKSAELAVKLINDKGGIAGRKVELLVRDDKLNAGEAATRTLELIEKDKVHAIVGALSSAVQLAVNEVTRARGVIYVSISQSDTINEIKDFSRFTFHEALNPHMTTAAVAKHTFKKDSKIAYLVADYAYGHEMLRGFKRAQQAIGATSAGEILHPFGAADYSTFMPRLRSMRPDILCICNFGRDQANSVKQAVDFGMNRQSKIVVPVLLHNQRLAIGPEAFEGVIGGANYYWGLEDTIPTAKSFNDAFKAANGGAYPTDYGAYGFSGVYSLLLAMEKAGGTDTDKVIAALEALKYDIAKGPQHYRKCDHQSVQSVLVLESKKKAEMKNEADLFKVLATEPASETILRSCSELGFPA, from the coding sequence ATGACAGACAAGAGCAAAAGCCTGCCTTCATTCACACGCCGCGCCACGCTCGCGGGCCTCGCCGCCGGCGGCGCGACGCTCGCCATGCCGGGCATCCTGCGCGCGCAGGGGGAAACCATCCGCATCGGCTTCCCGACGCCGCTGACCGGCCCCTTCGCCGCCGAGGCCAAGGACCAGGTCAAGAGCGCCGAGCTCGCGGTCAAGCTGATCAACGACAAGGGCGGCATCGCAGGCCGCAAGGTCGAGCTGCTCGTGCGCGACGACAAGCTCAACGCGGGTGAGGCGGCGACGCGCACGCTGGAACTGATCGAGAAGGACAAGGTCCACGCCATCGTCGGTGCGCTCTCCAGCGCCGTTCAGCTCGCGGTCAACGAGGTCACGCGGGCGCGCGGCGTCATCTACGTCTCGATCAGCCAGTCGGACACCATCAACGAGATCAAGGATTTCAGCCGCTTCACCTTCCACGAGGCGTTGAACCCGCACATGACGACGGCGGCGGTGGCCAAGCACACCTTCAAGAAGGACTCCAAGATCGCCTATCTCGTCGCCGATTACGCCTACGGCCACGAGATGCTGCGCGGCTTCAAGCGGGCGCAGCAGGCCATCGGCGCGACCAGCGCCGGCGAGATCCTGCACCCCTTCGGCGCGGCCGATTATTCGACCTTCATGCCACGGCTGCGCTCGATGCGCCCCGACATCCTCTGCATCTGCAATTTCGGCCGCGACCAGGCGAACTCGGTCAAGCAGGCGGTCGATTTCGGCATGAACCGCCAGTCGAAGATCGTGGTGCCCGTGCTGCTCCACAACCAGCGGCTCGCCATCGGTCCCGAGGCCTTCGAGGGCGTGATCGGCGGCGCCAACTACTATTGGGGCCTCGAGGATACGATTCCGACGGCGAAGAGCTTCAACGACGCCTTCAAGGCCGCCAATGGCGGCGCCTACCCGACCGATTACGGCGCCTATGGCTTCAGCGGCGTCTATTCGCTGCTGCTCGCCATGGAGAAGGCGGGCGGCACCGACACCGACAAGGTGATCGCGGCGCTCGAGGCGCTGAAATACGACATCGCCAAGGGCCCGCAGCACTATCGCAAATGCGACCATCAGTCGGTGCAGTCGGTGCTGGTGCTCGAGTCGAAGAAGAAGGCCGAGATGAAGAACGAGGCCGACCTCTTCAAGGTTCTCGCCACGGAGCCCGCCTCGGAAACCATTCTGCGCAGTTGCTCGGAACTCGGCTTCCCGGCCTGA
- a CDS encoding xanthine dehydrogenase family protein molybdopterin-binding subunit: MNAPLGTLDRPNSYIGRSVSRPNAKRLLAGRGRYVTDLVLPRMLHAAFLRSPYAHARIVSIDAAEARAMPGVRLIATGGDLAKLCKPWSGTLDHFKGMKSAPQLPLPLEEVLWAGQAVVAVVADTRAQAEDAAEAIAVEFEELPPVVDVDAAREPDADRAAVAVSDNLCFGCRLDTGGIDDIFAGAAHIVEEEFHFGRHTAVTLEPRAILADWDASEGKLTVHHATQTPYQFQDLYSRHYGIPEASVRVVAPDIGGSFGMKLHVYHEDMAVVGLSMLCGRPVKFVADRIESFVSDIHARDHRVRARMALDAEGTILAMDVDDVTAIGAFSTYPRTSAVEGNQVIRLMGAPYRFDSYRAELSVVFQNKVQTSQYRAVGHPIACAVTERLVDMAAARAGFDPISLREKNLIPDGAYPFTSPTGYQFEALSHQKSLARLKVLMGYDALRAEQAALRGRGIHRGVGLASFVEISNPSPAFYGIGGARISAQDGAVLAVTPSGEIRCQISVTEQGQGTETIIGQIVADQFGIGREKVRVITGDTENTPHGGATWACRGAGIGGETALQAARKLRGNVLSLAATILQARPGDLDMRDGVVVDTRGAERVSLAEIARIAYFRSDTLPKDASAQLTVAHHHAPQGYPFAFTNGVQGCHVELDAETGFVKILKHWVVEDCGRIINPLLVDEQVRGGVVQGLGAAFFEECRYDENGQLTNGSLADYLVPMACEMPDIVIAHIETPTADTALGAKGCGEAGTAAASAAALNAVNDAMAPFGASIAQIPMTPTRLLKALGTI, encoded by the coding sequence ATGAACGCGCCGCTCGGCACCCTCGACCGCCCGAACTCCTATATCGGCCGCTCGGTCTCGCGTCCCAACGCCAAGCGCTTGCTTGCGGGACGGGGTCGCTACGTCACCGACCTCGTGCTGCCGCGCATGCTGCACGCCGCTTTCCTGCGCAGCCCCTATGCCCATGCCCGCATCGTCTCGATCGATGCCGCGGAGGCGCGCGCCATGCCCGGCGTGCGGCTCATCGCGACGGGGGGCGATCTGGCGAAGCTGTGCAAGCCCTGGAGCGGTACGCTCGATCATTTCAAGGGCATGAAATCGGCCCCGCAACTGCCCCTGCCGCTCGAGGAGGTGCTCTGGGCCGGCCAGGCGGTCGTGGCGGTGGTCGCCGATACGCGCGCCCAGGCGGAGGATGCGGCCGAGGCGATCGCGGTGGAGTTCGAGGAGCTGCCGCCGGTCGTCGACGTGGACGCCGCGCGGGAGCCGGATGCCGACCGGGCCGCCGTCGCCGTCTCCGACAATCTCTGCTTCGGCTGCCGGCTCGATACCGGCGGCATCGACGATATCTTCGCGGGGGCCGCCCATATCGTCGAGGAGGAGTTCCATTTCGGCCGGCATACGGCGGTGACGCTGGAGCCGCGCGCGATCCTCGCCGACTGGGATGCGAGCGAGGGCAAGCTCACGGTCCATCACGCGACGCAGACGCCCTACCAGTTCCAGGACCTCTATTCGCGCCACTACGGCATCCCGGAAGCGAGCGTGCGCGTCGTCGCCCCCGATATCGGCGGCTCCTTCGGCATGAAGCTGCATGTCTATCACGAGGATATGGCGGTCGTGGGCCTGAGCATGCTCTGCGGGCGACCGGTCAAGTTCGTGGCGGACCGGATCGAGTCCTTCGTCTCCGACATCCATGCCCGCGACCACCGCGTGCGCGCCCGGATGGCCCTGGATGCGGAAGGCACGATCCTGGCGATGGACGTCGACGACGTCACGGCGATCGGGGCGTTCTCGACCTATCCGCGCACCAGCGCGGTCGAGGGCAACCAGGTCATCCGGCTGATGGGCGCACCCTATCGGTTCGACAGCTACCGCGCCGAGCTTTCAGTCGTATTCCAGAACAAGGTCCAGACCAGCCAGTATCGCGCCGTCGGCCACCCGATCGCCTGCGCCGTCACCGAACGGCTCGTCGACATGGCTGCCGCGCGGGCAGGTTTCGACCCGATCAGCCTGCGCGAGAAGAATCTGATACCGGACGGCGCCTATCCCTTCACCTCGCCGACCGGATACCAGTTCGAGGCGCTGTCGCATCAAAAGAGCCTCGCGCGGCTCAAGGTGCTGATGGGCTACGACGCGCTGCGGGCGGAGCAGGCGGCGCTGCGTGGGCGCGGCATCCATCGCGGTGTCGGCCTCGCGAGCTTCGTCGAGATCTCCAATCCGAGCCCGGCCTTCTACGGCATCGGCGGCGCGCGCATCTCGGCGCAGGACGGGGCCGTTCTGGCGGTGACGCCGTCAGGCGAGATCCGCTGCCAGATCTCGGTGACCGAGCAGGGACAGGGCACCGAGACCATCATCGGCCAGATCGTGGCCGACCAGTTCGGCATCGGGCGCGAGAAGGTTCGCGTCATCACCGGCGACACCGAGAACACGCCCCATGGCGGCGCGACCTGGGCCTGCCGCGGTGCCGGGATCGGCGGCGAGACCGCGCTGCAGGCGGCCCGCAAGCTGCGCGGCAACGTGCTGTCTTTGGCCGCGACGATCCTGCAAGCCAGGCCGGGCGATCTCGACATGCGGGACGGCGTGGTGGTCGACACGCGCGGCGCCGAGCGCGTCAGCCTCGCCGAGATCGCGCGCATCGCCTATTTCCGCTCCGATACGCTACCGAAGGATGCGAGCGCCCAACTCACCGTCGCGCATCATCATGCGCCGCAGGGCTACCCCTTCGCCTTCACCAACGGTGTGCAGGGCTGTCATGTCGAGCTCGACGCCGAGACCGGCTTCGTGAAGATCCTCAAGCATTGGGTCGTCGAGGATTGCGGACGGATCATCAATCCGCTGCTGGTCGACGAGCAGGTCCGCGGCGGCGTGGTTCAGGGCCTGGGCGCAGCCTTCTTCGAGGAATGCCGGTACGACGAGAACGGCCAGCTCACAAATGGCTCGCTGGCGGACTACCTCGTGCCGATGGCGTGCGAGATGCCGGACATCGTGATCGCCCATATCGAGACGCCGACGGCCGACACCGCCCTGGGCGCCAAGGGTTGCGGTGAAGCCGGCACTGCCGCCGCATCCGCCGCCGCGCTCAATGCCGTCAACGACGCGATGGCGCCTTTCGGCGCCAGTATCGCGCAAATCCCGATGACGCCGACGCGCCTGCTCAAGGCGCTCGGAACGATCTGA
- a CDS encoding (2Fe-2S)-binding protein: MTAAVPVTLTINGETLTRLAEPRETLADFLRRDLGLTGTHAGCEMGVCGACLVMLDGVPVHACLTFAVQAGGGAVETVEGLSESAVIADLQRAFHERNALQCGFCTPGMLVTAHGLLVRKATPSREEIRDALSGNYCRCTGYEAIVDAIEAVARRRAAGETAAAFLEEPA, encoded by the coding sequence ATGACAGCGGCCGTTCCCGTCACCCTCACGATCAATGGCGAGACGCTGACGCGGCTGGCCGAGCCGCGCGAGACGCTGGCCGATTTCCTGCGCCGCGATCTCGGCCTGACCGGCACCCATGCCGGCTGCGAGATGGGTGTCTGCGGCGCCTGCCTCGTCATGCTGGACGGCGTGCCGGTTCATGCCTGCCTGACCTTTGCGGTGCAGGCAGGCGGCGGCGCCGTCGAGACGGTGGAAGGATTGAGCGAAAGTGCCGTGATCGCCGATCTGCAACGCGCCTTTCACGAGCGCAACGCGTTGCAATGCGGCTTCTGCACGCCCGGCATGCTGGTCACCGCCCATGGACTGCTGGTGCGCAAGGCGACGCCAAGCCGGGAGGAGATCCGCGACGCCCTCTCCGGCAACTACTGCCGCTGCACCGGCTACGAGGCGATCGTCGATGCGATCGAGGCCGTCGCGCGCCGCCGTGCCGCAGGCGAGACCGCAGCCGCCTTCCTGGAGGAGCCGGCATGA
- a CDS encoding xanthine dehydrogenase family protein subunit M: MKARAFSYFRPATIAEALAAFAEAAGDASYIAGGQSLVPALALRLQAPERLIDIAHIPELRGISLQDGSLRLGALTRHVEAHDDPLIARYAPLLALAAPHVAHPAIRNRGTLGGSVALADPASEFPAMMLAMDAEMEIAGPEGARRVPAAAFFQDLYQTAIEPGELLVAFHIPAAHPQHRCAFDELARRRGDYAIVGCGAMLGLEGGLVEEARIALLSVGPVPVRARTAETVLAGGVLDAETIRRAQAALADDLDPQDDEQVPAAMRLHLARVLLGRLLGRIAEAS; the protein is encoded by the coding sequence TTGAAAGCCCGAGCCTTCAGCTATTTTCGCCCCGCTACGATCGCGGAGGCGCTCGCGGCCTTCGCCGAGGCCGCCGGCGATGCCAGCTACATAGCCGGCGGGCAGAGCCTCGTGCCGGCGCTCGCCCTGCGCCTGCAGGCGCCGGAGCGCCTGATCGACATCGCTCATATCCCCGAACTGCGCGGCATCTCGCTGCAGGACGGCAGCTTGCGCCTGGGCGCGTTGACCCGTCATGTCGAAGCGCATGACGATCCGCTGATCGCCAGATACGCGCCGCTGCTCGCACTGGCCGCCCCTCATGTCGCACATCCGGCGATCCGCAATCGCGGCACGCTGGGCGGCAGCGTCGCCCTGGCGGACCCCGCCTCCGAATTCCCGGCGATGATGCTCGCGATGGATGCAGAAATGGAGATCGCCGGCCCCGAAGGTGCGCGCCGCGTGCCTGCGGCGGCGTTCTTCCAGGACCTCTACCAGACGGCGATCGAGCCCGGCGAATTGCTGGTCGCGTTCCATATTCCCGCCGCGCATCCGCAGCATCGCTGCGCCTTCGACGAGCTGGCGCGCCGGCGCGGCGACTATGCCATCGTCGGTTGTGGCGCGATGCTCGGCCTGGAAGGGGGCCTCGTCGAGGAGGCACGCATCGCCTTGCTGTCGGTCGGCCCCGTTCCCGTGAGGGCCAGGACGGCGGAAACCGTTCTCGCCGGAGGCGTGCTCGACGCCGAGACGATCCGCCGGGCACAGGCGGCGCTCGCCGACGACCTCGATCCGCAGGACGACGAACAGGTGCCGGCCGCGATGCGCCTGCATCTGGCGCGCGTCCTGCTCGGGCGCCTGCTTGGCCGGATCGCGGAGGCGTCATGA
- a CDS encoding TetR/AcrR family transcriptional regulator, whose amino-acid sequence MRATDREQAILSEAIRFFAEHGFDGQTRELAKRMGITHSAIYRHFPSKEALIERVYEQVYLSRWQPGWAPLIKDRSQSLEARLDQFYREYVAKVFDHDWVRIFVFSGLRSFDITGRYLDIVRREVIEPACAELRRELGLPDVAQLPLIERETEMFWGLHGRIFYIAIRRFVYQTATPSDLGDIVGDAVRGFFIGARQISSELVKVNDHRSG is encoded by the coding sequence ATGCGTGCGACGGACCGGGAACAGGCGATCCTGAGCGAGGCGATCCGCTTCTTCGCCGAGCATGGCTTCGACGGCCAGACGCGCGAGCTCGCCAAGCGCATGGGCATCACCCATTCGGCGATCTACCGGCATTTCCCAAGCAAGGAGGCGCTGATCGAGCGTGTGTACGAGCAGGTCTATCTCAGTCGCTGGCAGCCGGGCTGGGCGCCGCTGATCAAGGACCGCTCACAATCGCTCGAAGCGCGGCTCGACCAGTTCTACCGCGAGTATGTCGCGAAGGTCTTCGACCATGACTGGGTCCGGATCTTCGTCTTCTCGGGCCTGCGTTCCTTCGATATCACAGGCCGTTATCTCGACATCGTGAGGCGCGAAGTGATCGAGCCGGCCTGCGCCGAACTGCGTCGGGAGCTCGGCCTGCCGGATGTGGCTCAACTGCCTCTGATCGAGCGCGAGACCGAGATGTTTTGGGGCTTGCACGGGCGCATCTTCTACATCGCGATCCGACGCTTCGTGTACCAGACCGCGACCCCGTCCGACCTCGGCGATATCGTCGGCGATGCGGTAAGGGGCTTCTTCATCGGGGCTCGCCAGATTTCGAGCGAGCTCGTCAAAGTGAACGATCACCGGTCAGGCTGA
- a CDS encoding sulfite exporter TauE/SafE family protein — MTDLSLSLLLVAAVTFFAAGTVKGVTGMGLPTVAMGILGAVISPLAAASLLIVPSFVTNLWQLLAGPAFGALIRRLWPMMLAICAGTMLGSAWLASGDIEVTTTALGATLAIYAGYTLVARQLHVPVRTERWLSPLIGAITGMMAGGTGVFVIPAVPYLQALGLSRDDLVQALGLSFTVSTVALAAGLKAQGAFASETMGLSLLVLVPALAGMWAGQKLRNRISPASFRRVFLVCLLLLGIEMTLRPLL, encoded by the coding sequence ATGACCGATCTGTCCCTATCCCTTCTTCTCGTGGCAGCCGTCACGTTCTTCGCCGCCGGCACGGTCAAAGGCGTGACCGGCATGGGCCTGCCCACCGTCGCGATGGGGATTCTCGGCGCGGTCATCTCGCCGCTCGCGGCGGCGAGCTTGTTGATCGTGCCCTCATTCGTCACCAATCTATGGCAATTGCTGGCCGGGCCGGCCTTCGGCGCGCTCATCCGCAGGCTCTGGCCGATGATGTTGGCGATCTGCGCCGGCACGATGCTGGGCTCGGCCTGGCTCGCCAGCGGCGACATCGAGGTGACGACCACAGCCCTCGGCGCGACGCTTGCGATTTATGCCGGCTACACCCTGGTAGCGAGACAGCTTCACGTGCCCGTCCGAACCGAACGGTGGCTCTCGCCCCTGATCGGCGCGATAACCGGCATGATGGCCGGCGGCACCGGGGTTTTCGTCATCCCGGCTGTGCCTTATCTGCAAGCGCTCGGTCTTTCGAGGGACGATCTGGTCCAGGCTTTGGGACTGTCGTTCACCGTTTCGACCGTTGCCCTGGCCGCCGGGCTCAAGGCTCAGGGCGCTTTCGCCTCGGAGACAATGGGGCTCTCGCTCCTGGTCCTGGTGCCGGCGCTCGCGGGGATGTGGGCGGGACAAAAGCTCCGCAACCGGATCAGCCCGGCCAGCTTCCGGCGCGTGTTTCTCGTCTGCCTGCTGCTTCTGGGCATCGAGATGACCCTGCGACCATTGCTCTGA